A region of Desulfomonilia bacterium DNA encodes the following proteins:
- the rpsK gene encoding 30S ribosomal protein S11 yields MANPRQRTVKKKVKKDISEGAAHIQATFNNTVITITDPQGNTIAWSSAGSQGFKGSRKSTPFAAQVAAQEACKKALETGIKTVYAYIKGPGSGRESALRAIYASGIRISGIRDITPIPHNGCRPPKKRRV; encoded by the coding sequence ATGGCGAATCCAAGACAGAGAACAGTAAAAAAGAAGGTAAAGAAGGATATTTCTGAAGGAGCTGCACATATTCAGGCAACATTTAACAACACCGTCATAACCATAACCGACCCGCAGGGAAACACTATTGCATGGTCAAGCGCCGGTTCGCAGGGGTTCAAGGGATCAAGGAAGAGCACACCGTTTGCAGCCCAGGTTGCGGCACAGGAGGCATGTAAGAAGGCACTTGAGACAGGTATTAAAACAGTCTACGCATATATCAAAGGCCCTGGCAGTGGCAGGGAATCGGCTTTAAGAGCCATTTATGCAAGCGGAATAAGGATTTCTGGAATCAGGGATATTACACCTATCCCGCATAACGGCTGCAGGCCGCCAAAGAAACGTCGGGTATAA
- a CDS encoding cold-shock protein, giving the protein MANGTVKWFNEQKGFGFITAENGQDVFVHFSAIKADGFKSLNEGDRVSFEITNGPKGPQATNVSKAK; this is encoded by the coding sequence ATGGCTAACGGAACAGTAAAATGGTTTAATGAGCAAAAGGGTTTTGGTTTTATAACTGCAGAAAACGGTCAGGACGTATTTGTACATTTCTCTGCCATAAAAGCCGATGGGTTCAAATCACTCAACGAAGGTGATCGTGTATCTTTCGAGATAACAAACGGCCCCAAAGGGCCTCAGGCAACTAACGTAAGCAAGGCAAAATAA
- a CDS encoding adenylate kinase, protein MNIILIGPPGAGKGTQAKRMIDRLGVPQISTGDMFRAAVKEGTPMGLKAKEYMDKGGLVPDEVVIGVVGERLKKDDCVKGYVLDGFPRTLEQARALDELLEKSGSKLDHVVVIDVPDDFLVSRLTGRLTCRDSACGNMHHMVTYKPKVEGKCDKCGGELYIRDDDKEATIRQRLTNYHNQTSPLIEYYTKKGIVRKVDGTGSMEDVEKAIAAAIG, encoded by the coding sequence ATGAATATAATTCTGATTGGACCCCCGGGTGCAGGAAAAGGAACTCAGGCAAAAAGAATGATAGACCGTCTTGGCGTGCCGCAGATATCAACGGGAGATATGTTCAGGGCAGCAGTTAAAGAAGGTACACCGATGGGTCTTAAAGCTAAAGAATATATGGATAAAGGCGGTCTGGTACCTGATGAGGTGGTTATCGGGGTTGTCGGCGAGAGGCTGAAGAAAGATGACTGTGTTAAAGGATATGTACTTGACGGCTTCCCAAGGACTCTTGAACAAGCCAGAGCTCTTGACGAACTTCTTGAAAAATCCGGATCAAAACTTGATCACGTCGTAGTGATTGACGTTCCTGATGATTTTCTGGTAAGCAGGCTGACCGGTAGACTTACCTGCCGTGATAGCGCATGCGGCAATATGCATCACATGGTGACATATAAGCCGAAGGTCGAGGGAAAATGCGACAAATGTGGAGGCGAACTGTATATAAGAGATGACGACAAGGAAGCAACAATCAGACAGAGACTGACAAATTATCATAATCAGACGTCACCGCTTATTGAATATTATACGAAGAAAGGAATTGTGAGGAAGGTTGACGGAACAGGTTCTATGGAAGATGTGGAAAAGGCTATTGCAGCAGCAATCGGATAA
- a CDS encoding DUF6206 family protein codes for MIKEQISSSYISEFEKGLNPLHPDKSTIPARIIGYGEMSTIFVIDEPGQEELAYKRMPIFFNSEEMREYEVLFNEYNELLSRIGLVIPAFASVMVVPDKGNLVIYNAQKRLPSESICNSLIHSLDAASVNMLILLVLREIKRIFDYNRANPGNEVGIDGQISNWAVAGWSAGMEITEKTRLFYLDTSTPLMKNSGRERLNPELFLRSTPSFLRWMIRLFFLDDVMNRYYDFRKVAIDLIANFHKEQRKEVIPALVETANAFFACECPSLGIPPLTVKEVDDYYKEDALIWRLYLAFRKFDRFLHLKIMNKPYPYILPGNIKR; via the coding sequence ATGATCAAAGAGCAGATAAGCAGCAGTTATATTTCGGAATTCGAAAAAGGCCTGAATCCTCTTCATCCTGACAAAAGCACGATTCCTGCAAGGATAATAGGCTATGGAGAGATGAGCACAATATTCGTTATTGATGAACCGGGACAGGAAGAACTTGCCTATAAAAGGATGCCGATTTTTTTTAATAGTGAAGAGATGAGGGAATACGAAGTTCTTTTTAACGAATATAATGAACTTCTGAGCAGGATCGGACTCGTTATTCCGGCCTTTGCCTCGGTCATGGTAGTTCCCGATAAAGGCAATCTGGTCATTTATAACGCACAGAAAAGGCTGCCCTCAGAATCAATATGCAATTCTCTTATACATTCTCTTGATGCTGCTTCCGTCAATATGCTGATCCTTCTGGTTTTGAGAGAAATTAAAAGGATCTTTGATTACAATAGAGCAAATCCTGGAAATGAAGTCGGTATCGACGGACAGATATCAAACTGGGCGGTTGCAGGGTGGTCTGCGGGAATGGAAATCACTGAAAAAACGAGGCTTTTTTACCTAGATACCAGCACTCCTCTCATGAAAAATTCAGGCAGGGAGAGGCTTAATCCCGAGCTCTTTCTAAGGAGTACCCCATCATTTCTGAGATGGATGATCAGGCTCTTTTTTCTTGATGATGTGATGAACCGGTATTACGATTTCAGGAAAGTTGCAATTGATCTGATTGCAAATTTTCACAAGGAACAGAGAAAAGAAGTAATACCGGCGCTTGTTGAAACGGCAAATGCTTTTTTTGCCTGTGAATGTCCATCGCTGGGTATTCCACCTCTTACTGTTAAAGAGGTTGATGATTATTATAAGGAAGATGCACTCATCTGGCGGTTATATCTGGCATTCAGAAAATTTGACAGATTCCTGCACTTGAAGATTATGAACAAACCCTACCCCTATATACTTCCAGGGAATATCAAGCGCTGA
- the rpmJ gene encoding 50S ribosomal protein L36, whose amino-acid sequence MKVKASIKKRCRNCKIVKRSGVIRVICTNPRHNQRQG is encoded by the coding sequence ATGAAAGTTAAGGCATCAATAAAGAAAAGATGCAGAAATTGTAAAATAGTTAAACGCAGCGGGGTTATACGTGTGATCTGCACAAACCCTAGGCACAATCAGAGACAAGGTTAA
- a CDS encoding DNA-directed RNA polymerase subunit alpha — protein sequence MIEKNWKEIVPTGKLEIVESTHSETYARFNAQPLERGFGVTIGNSLRRILLSSIYGSAIIGVKFDDSLNVVHEFCSIPGVLEDVTNIILNLKKVVLKMHSDKPQLVTLEKQGPCVVTAGDIDTGANIEVINKDQIIATIENNTVLKLEMRVEYGRGYVQAELNKEKIDTAGWIAIDAVFSPVRKVAFNVTPTIVGRRTDYDRLSLEISTNGVVKPEDALAYAAKILKDYMNVFINFQEEEIERKIEAEKADKGLNENLFRTVEELELSVRSANCLKNANMTYIYELVQKTEAELLRTKNFGRKSLEEIKEKLAKMGLHIGIKLPDLPSRDEIESRRKRMEEEESK from the coding sequence ATGATAGAGAAGAACTGGAAAGAAATAGTTCCAACCGGAAAGCTGGAGATAGTAGAATCAACGCATTCAGAGACATACGCCCGCTTTAATGCCCAGCCGCTTGAAAGAGGTTTTGGTGTAACCATTGGTAATTCATTGAGAAGAATACTTCTTTCTTCAATCTATGGTTCGGCAATTATCGGTGTTAAATTTGATGACTCACTGAATGTTGTGCATGAATTCTGCAGCATCCCTGGGGTTCTTGAGGATGTAACTAATATTATTCTCAATCTCAAGAAAGTTGTATTGAAGATGCACTCTGATAAACCTCAGTTGGTAACTCTTGAAAAGCAGGGTCCATGTGTTGTTACAGCAGGCGATATTGATACCGGTGCAAACATAGAGGTAATCAATAAGGATCAGATAATAGCAACAATAGAAAACAATACAGTGCTGAAACTGGAAATGCGTGTTGAATATGGGAGAGGATATGTACAGGCTGAACTCAACAAAGAAAAAATCGATACAGCAGGATGGATTGCAATTGATGCAGTATTCTCACCAGTGAGAAAAGTTGCCTTTAATGTAACGCCTACTATTGTGGGAAGAAGAACAGACTATGACAGGCTCTCTCTTGAGATATCTACGAACGGTGTTGTGAAACCTGAAGATGCGCTGGCATATGCAGCCAAGATTCTGAAAGATTATATGAATGTTTTCATAAATTTCCAGGAAGAAGAGATTGAGAGGAAGATCGAGGCGGAGAAGGCGGACAAAGGACTTAATGAAAATCTATTCAGAACCGTTGAAGAACTCGAGTTATCTGTGAGGTCTGCGAATTGCCTGAAGAACGCAAACATGACATATATTTATGAACTTGTTCAAAAGACAGAGGCTGAACTTTTGAGAACAAAGAATTTCGGCCGGAAGTCGCTTGAAGAGATAAAGGAAAAATTGGCAAAAATGGGATTACATATCGGAATAAAGCTGCCCGATCTGCCTAGCCGTGATGAGATCGAGTCCAGAAGAAAGAGGATGGAAGAAGAGGAGAGCAAGTAG
- the rpsM gene encoding 30S ribosomal protein S13, producing MARIAGVDLPRNKRIEIALTYIYGIGRTSAEKILEETKVDPGKKSDDLTEHEVALIRDYIGANMVVEGDLRRDVSMNIRRLMDIASYRGIRHRKGLPCRGQHTHNNARTRKGPRRLVVGKKK from the coding sequence TTGGCGAGAATTGCAGGTGTAGACTTACCAAGGAACAAGAGGATTGAGATCGCGCTGACCTATATCTACGGAATAGGCAGGACAAGTGCTGAAAAGATCCTGGAAGAAACAAAGGTGGATCCTGGCAAAAAAAGTGATGACCTGACAGAACATGAAGTGGCTCTCATAAGAGATTATATAGGCGCCAACATGGTTGTGGAAGGAGATCTCAGGCGTGATGTGTCCATGAACATAAGAAGGCTGATGGACATTGCCTCATACAGGGGTATCCGTCATCGTAAAGGTTTGCCTTGCAGGGGGCAGCATACACACAATAACGCCAGAACGAGAAAAGGGCCGAGGCGCCTTGTTGTCGGCAAAAAGAAATAG
- the secY gene encoding preprotein translocase subunit SecY has product MSELTRRIVFTLAMLLVYRIGIHIPTPGINVAMMQEWFEAQSGTLLGMFDMFSGGGLRTLSIFALGIMPYISASIIVQLLGMVYPRFEQLQKEGPSGRQKLSQYTKYLTVALCLVQGYFMTMGIESMQGPGGDTVAYNPGFAFRIISTLTLTAGTCFLMWLGEQITERGIGNGISLIIFAGIVARLPQAIINTGRLAWTGELSLFALLLVIIIAVAAIAGIVFMETSQRRIPIQYPKQIRGRRVYGGQNTHLPLKLNTSGVIPPIFASSLIVFPATIAQFFPNVAWMKTFSHILTRGNIIYNLIYVVLIIFFTYFYTAVVFNPIDVSENLKKYGGYIPGIRPGKATSDYLDKVLSRLTLVGALYLSVVCVLPSILTSWANVPFYFGGTSLLIVVGVALDTMSQIESHMISRNYEGLLKMGRIKSRRG; this is encoded by the coding sequence ATGTCTGAATTGACAAGAAGGATTGTCTTTACACTTGCAATGCTGCTTGTATACCGTATTGGAATACACATCCCGACTCCGGGTATAAATGTTGCCATGATGCAGGAATGGTTTGAGGCTCAGTCCGGTACGCTTCTTGGTATGTTCGACATGTTCTCGGGCGGAGGTTTAAGGACCCTGTCGATATTTGCCCTGGGCATCATGCCATATATAAGCGCCTCGATCATCGTTCAACTGCTGGGGATGGTTTATCCAAGATTCGAACAGCTTCAGAAGGAAGGACCATCGGGCAGACAGAAATTAAGCCAGTATACAAAGTATTTAACAGTGGCACTATGTCTTGTTCAGGGTTACTTCATGACAATGGGTATCGAATCCATGCAGGGGCCAGGCGGCGATACGGTTGCATATAATCCGGGTTTTGCTTTCAGAATAATCTCGACGCTTACTCTTACTGCAGGAACTTGCTTTCTGATGTGGCTTGGAGAACAGATAACAGAGCGGGGGATTGGAAACGGAATCTCTCTGATCATATTTGCAGGAATCGTTGCAAGGCTTCCTCAGGCTATAATTAATACAGGAAGACTCGCATGGACAGGTGAACTTTCCCTCTTTGCACTACTTCTTGTCATAATAATTGCAGTTGCCGCCATCGCCGGTATCGTCTTTATGGAAACTTCTCAGCGCAGGATACCGATTCAGTATCCGAAGCAGATCAGGGGAAGACGCGTTTATGGCGGACAGAATACACATTTGCCGCTCAAGCTGAACACTTCAGGTGTTATACCTCCGATATTCGCTTCATCGCTGATAGTCTTCCCTGCAACCATTGCTCAGTTTTTTCCTAATGTTGCATGGATGAAGACTTTTTCTCATATTTTGACAAGGGGAAATATTATTTATAACCTTATATATGTAGTCTTAATTATATTTTTCACATACTTTTACACTGCAGTCGTCTTTAATCCGATTGATGTTTCAGAGAACCTTAAAAAGTATGGCGGATATATTCCTGGCATCAGACCGGGTAAGGCAACATCGGATTATCTTGACAAGGTGCTGTCAAGACTTACTCTTGTGGGTGCATTATATCTGAGCGTAGTTTGCGTACTGCCATCAATATTGACATCATGGGCCAATGTACCCTTTTATTTCGGTGGAACGTCTCTCTTGATTGTTGTCGGAGTCGCTCTTGATACGATGAGCCAGATAGAGTCACATATGATATCCAGAAACTACGAGGGATTATTGAAAATGGGCCGCATTAAATCCAGGCGCGGTTAA
- the rplQ gene encoding 50S ribosomal protein L17, with amino-acid sequence MYHRISGRKLGMKTDVREAMLKNMVTSLIVHERITTTVTRAKELRKIADRMITLGKKGNLAAVRQAAVTVKTKEALGKLFKDLGPRFAERNGGYTRIIRSSNRKGDNAPMVIMEWVDKAKTEAAEKKS; translated from the coding sequence ATGTACCACCGTATATCAGGAAGAAAATTAGGTATGAAGACTGACGTCAGGGAGGCCATGCTGAAAAATATGGTTACTTCTCTGATTGTCCATGAAAGAATCACAACAACTGTGACAAGGGCAAAAGAGCTAAGAAAGATTGCTGACCGTATGATAACGCTCGGAAAAAAAGGAAATCTGGCAGCAGTACGTCAGGCGGCAGTGACAGTAAAAACAAAGGAAGCCCTTGGGAAGCTGTTCAAGGATCTCGGGCCGAGATTTGCAGAGAGGAATGGAGGTTATACAAGAATTATCCGATCCTCTAATCGCAAAGGTGATAATGCACCCATGGTAATAATGGAGTGGGTCGACAAAGCAAAAACCGAAGCGGCAGAGAAAAAATCCTGA
- a CDS encoding aminotransferase class III-fold pyridoxal phosphate-dependent enzyme: MGYTGRDTKEGIINRFGAYVSSGKAEFFKSVGIDFVFGKRQGPFIWDAVSGKRLINCHSNGGVFNLGHRNPEIIEALKNALDELDIGNHHLISEQRAILAERLAELTPEGITYTVFGSGGGEAIDLSIKLARGYTGRQKIISANGGYHGHTGFAIATGDEQYRAPFGPNQPGFIQIPFNDKQAVAQAVDENTAAVIFETIPATLGMPVPDRDYFSYVKDVCKKKNSLLIIDEVQTGLGRTGRLWGIEHFGVSPDIMVIGKGLSGGIYPISATCFTKELQTFFHANPFIHISTFGGAEVGCPVAMKVLEISSEPGFLENVVNISDRIAKGFDELVQRHPGILTGLRRLGLMMGFEMVNDMCGPVMTRTCYDNGILSIYANNDKRISQLLPPLIIDNTLADEIIERLDLSLSDAENLLGLK, translated from the coding sequence ATGGGCTATACAGGAAGGGATACAAAGGAAGGGATTATAAACCGGTTTGGGGCATATGTTTCTTCAGGCAAGGCTGAATTTTTTAAAAGCGTCGGCATTGACTTTGTATTTGGTAAAAGGCAGGGGCCGTTTATCTGGGATGCAGTAAGCGGCAAAAGGCTTATCAACTGTCACAGCAATGGTGGTGTATTCAACCTCGGACATAGAAACCCAGAGATTATAGAAGCTCTCAAAAATGCGCTTGATGAACTCGATATCGGCAATCATCACCTGATAAGCGAACAAAGGGCAATACTTGCCGAAAGGCTTGCTGAACTTACTCCTGAAGGTATTACCTACACGGTTTTCGGTTCAGGTGGCGGTGAAGCTATCGATCTTTCTATCAAGCTTGCAAGAGGCTACACCGGCAGACAGAAAATAATATCCGCAAACGGTGGCTATCACGGTCATACGGGTTTTGCAATTGCAACCGGCGATGAACAGTACAGAGCCCCTTTCGGCCCCAATCAGCCTGGTTTCATTCAGATTCCTTTCAATGATAAACAGGCAGTTGCTCAGGCTGTGGATGAAAATACTGCAGCGGTAATATTCGAAACAATTCCAGCCACACTCGGGATGCCGGTTCCTGATCGAGATTATTTTTCATATGTTAAGGACGTATGTAAAAAGAAAAATTCGCTGCTAATAATAGATGAAGTTCAGACAGGTCTTGGCAGGACTGGGAGGCTCTGGGGCATTGAACATTTTGGTGTTTCACCCGATATCATGGTTATTGGCAAAGGTCTTTCAGGTGGAATATATCCTATTAGCGCCACCTGTTTTACCAAAGAGCTTCAGACGTTTTTCCATGCAAACCCTTTTATCCATATATCCACTTTCGGAGGCGCCGAGGTAGGGTGCCCCGTTGCAATGAAGGTCCTGGAGATCTCATCAGAACCCGGATTTCTTGAAAACGTCGTGAACATTTCAGATAGGATTGCAAAAGGCTTTGACGAACTCGTGCAAAGACATCCGGGAATCCTTACAGGCCTGCGAAGGCTTGGGCTGATGATGGGCTTTGAGATGGTAAATGACATGTGCGGGCCTGTGATGACCAGGACATGCTATGACAACGGTATTCTTAGCATTTATGCAAACAATGACAAGCGTATAAGCCAGCTCCTTCCACCGCTTATTATTGACAATACATTGGCTGATGAAATTATTGAAAGACTTGATTTATCACTTTCCGATGCTGAAAATCTTCTTGGATTGAAATAG
- the infA gene encoding translation initiation factor IF-1 — protein sequence MGKDVIETEGTVIEPLPNAMFLVELSNGHKILAHISGKMRMHYIRILPGDKVQVEISPYDPGKGRIVYRTK from the coding sequence ATGGGAAAAGACGTAATTGAGACAGAGGGAACAGTAATAGAACCGCTGCCCAATGCCATGTTTTTGGTGGAACTAAGTAATGGACACAAGATACTGGCGCATATTTCTGGGAAGATGAGGATGCATTACATAAGAATACTTCCCGGAGATAAGGTACAAGTTGAAATATCACCGTATGATCCCGGTAAGGGACGAATAGTATACAGGACAAAGTAA
- the rpsD gene encoding 30S ribosomal protein S4 has translation MSRYTGPVCKICRREGTKLFLKGQRCYTDKCALEHRNYAPGQHGQGRIRTSEYRIHLREKQKVRSSYGVSEAQFKHYYDIAKSRTGQTGELLMQLLESRLDNIVFRMGFASSRNEARQLINHGHFRVNGRKTDIASYQIKSGDIVEVKEKSKKLATIENALEMSESRGRVEWLDVDREAKKGTVKAIPERKDMPMEVQETLIVEYYSK, from the coding sequence TTGTCAAGGTATACAGGCCCAGTTTGCAAGATTTGTCGCAGGGAAGGAACGAAACTCTTCCTGAAAGGTCAGAGGTGCTATACGGATAAATGTGCCCTTGAGCACAGAAATTACGCCCCGGGTCAGCATGGACAGGGCAGAATTAGAACCAGTGAATACAGAATCCATCTCAGAGAAAAACAGAAAGTAAGAAGCTCTTATGGGGTGAGTGAAGCTCAATTTAAACATTACTATGATATCGCCAAGAGCAGAACAGGCCAGACCGGAGAGCTGCTGATGCAGCTTCTGGAAAGCAGGCTTGATAATATTGTTTTCAGGATGGGTTTTGCATCATCCAGGAATGAAGCAAGGCAGCTGATTAATCACGGACATTTCCGTGTTAACGGCAGAAAGACTGATATTGCATCTTATCAGATTAAATCCGGCGATATAGTAGAAGTAAAAGAGAAGAGTAAGAAACTTGCAACCATCGAAAACGCCCTTGAAATGAGTGAATCAAGGGGTAGGGTGGAATGGCTTGATGTTGACAGGGAAGCAAAGAAGGGAACTGTCAAAGCTATACCGGAAAGAAAAGATATGCCTATGGAAGTCCAGGAAACATTAATTGTTGAGTACTACTCTAAATAA